One window from the genome of Nicotiana tomentosiformis chromosome 5, ASM39032v3, whole genome shotgun sequence encodes:
- the LOC138892940 gene encoding uncharacterized protein: MKAETIGSLAHLPVVERPLAMDVQAFDNQFVRLNVSEPSQVLACVVAQSSLLECIKARQFDDPHLLVLKDTVQQGGAKEVVIGDDGRFQGRICVSNVDGLRELILEKAHSSHYSIHPGVTKMYRNLKHHYWWRRMMKDIVAYASWCLNCQHVKYEHKKPEWIDSEIEYTRVEVGAHNYGFCGRLTAKLEIV; this comes from the coding sequence ATGAAGGCGGAGACCATAGGTAGTTTGGCACATTTACCGGTagtggagaggccactagctatggatgttcaagcctttgaCAATCAATTTGTGAGATTGAATGTTTCAGAACCTAGTCAGGTTCTTGCTTGCGTTGTGGCACAATCTTCATTGTTGGAgtgtatcaaggctcgccagtttgatgatcctcacttgttggtgttgaaagaCACGGTGCAACAGGGgggtgctaaggaggttgtgattggtgatgatgggcgATTTCAAGGCCGgatttgtgtttcaaatgttGACGGGTTGagggagttgatccttgagaaggctcacagttcacactattccattcacccaggtgtcacgaagatgtaccgtaACTTGAAGCATCACTATTGGTGGCGAAGAATGATGAAAGATATCGTTGCTTATGCATcgtggtgtttgaattgtcaacatgtgaagtatgagcataaaAAACCCGAGTGGATTGACTCAGAGATTGAATATACTAGAGTTGAAGTGGGAGCGCataactatggattttgtggcagGCTTACCGCGAAACTTGAGATAGTATGA
- the LOC138892941 gene encoding uncharacterized protein encodes MAPYEALCGRQCRSPIGWFEPREAGLLGTDLVHDAMKKVKVIQERLHTAQSRQKSFADRKIWDIAYMVGEKKYHEDMSQVLDFSTVQLDENLAYEEEPLTILDRQVQNLRSKSFPSVKVH; translated from the exons atggctccgtacgaggccttatgtgggaggcaatgtcgttcgcccattGGCTGGTTTGAGCCCAGAGAGGCtgggttgttgggcactgatttggttcatgatgctatgaaaaaggttaaggtgattcaagagcgacttcatacagctcagtccaggcagaagagttttgCGGACAGAAAGATTTGGGATAtagcatatatggtgggtgaaaaG aagtatcatgAGGACATGTCACAAGTTTTGGACTTCAGTACGGTTCAGCTTGATGAGAATTTGGCCTATGAAGAGGAGCCATTGACCATTCTAGACCGACAGGTTCAAAActtgagatctaagagttttccTTCTGTGAAAGTGCACTAG